In Bacteroidales bacterium, the genomic window TGAGCAATCCGCGTATTCTGATCTATGGATATGGCAACCCGGGCCGTCAGGATGACGGCCTGGGTGTTTTTTTGGCCGAAGAAGTAGAAAAATGGGCAAGGGAAAACCATCTGGATCATATCAGAACGGAAACCAATTACCAGCTTAACATAGAGGATGCAGCTGAAATTCATGATGCTGACATTGTGATTTTTGCCGACGCATCCCTTGCCACCGAAGAATCGTTCCGGCTGGAAAAGCTTCAGCCCTCCCCCAGGGTAGAATTTACTATGCATGCGGTTGACCCGGCTTTCATTCTTTATTTGTGCGATACGGTTTACGGCACTATTCCGGAAGCTTATGTGCTTCACCTGAAGGGTGACTCATACGAAATGTACGAAGGCCTGACTGCCAAAGGACAAAAGGTTTTAAAGGAAGCCTTTGGCTGGATCTGTTCCTTCCTGACCAGCAAATCAATTCCTGAATAAGAAATCGGCTTCATATAAATATTTCTTTCTGCTGTCCTTTCGGCATTTGCAATTGTCTTTTCGCTTTACGCTGGAACTCTGGAACGCTGGAACTCTGGAACTTTGGAACATTGGAACATTGGAACCCTGGAACCTCATTATTGGGAAATCGGAAATCTCTGAAAATTTCCTATTTCCAATTTCCAATTTCCTTTACGAGATCA contains:
- a CDS encoding hydrogenase maturation protease, which produces MSNPRILIYGYGNPGRQDDGLGVFLAEEVEKWARENHLDHIRTETNYQLNIEDAAEIHDADIVIFADASLATEESFRLEKLQPSPRVEFTMHAVDPAFILYLCDTVYGTIPEAYVLHLKGDSYEMYEGLTAKGQKVLKEAFGWICSFLTSKSIPE